In Devosia litorisediminis, one genomic interval encodes:
- a CDS encoding phosphoribosyltransferase, with amino-acid sequence MSLAPHQFWQTIDAPGTHVGGVTDGWVDGVPAALPDGREILLPIRILPGDGSSAVASLIVNQASFAVEDALSQAMADMLTRIGVDVVVGVPTLGLPLANNIARRLGHSRMVALGTSRKFWYQDALSAPISSITSPTQQKTIFLDPRSLPLLEGQRIAVVDDVISSGTSMAAVLTLLERADLAPVAITAAMLQGTRWQEPLAAWRDRIMAPLRSPRLQLVDTKRWIPAD; translated from the coding sequence ATGTCGCTCGCGCCCCATCAGTTCTGGCAAACAATTGATGCGCCAGGGACACATGTTGGGGGAGTCACGGATGGCTGGGTGGATGGCGTTCCGGCCGCCCTGCCCGATGGTCGGGAAATCCTGCTGCCCATCCGCATATTGCCCGGCGATGGAAGTTCTGCAGTTGCCTCGCTGATCGTCAATCAGGCCAGCTTTGCAGTCGAGGACGCGCTGTCGCAGGCCATGGCGGACATGCTCACGCGGATCGGAGTCGATGTTGTTGTCGGCGTGCCAACGCTGGGCCTGCCGCTGGCCAACAATATCGCACGGCGTCTGGGCCATTCGCGCATGGTTGCCTTGGGCACATCGCGCAAGTTCTGGTATCAGGACGCTCTGTCGGCGCCCATATCTTCCATCACCAGCCCGACACAGCAAAAGACCATCTTTCTCGACCCCCGCTCACTGCCCTTGCTGGAGGGACAGCGGATCGCAGTAGTGGACGATGTTATCAGCTCGGGCACCTCAATGGCGGCGGTCCTCACCCTGCTGGAGCGCGCAGACCTTGCGCCAGTGGCCATAACCGCTGCCATGTTGCAAGGCACGCGCTGGCAGGAGCCGTTGGCTGCATGGCGCGACCGGATCATGGCGCCGCTCCGCTCACCGCGGCTGCAACTGGTTGACACAAAGCGCTGGATACCCGCGGACTGA
- a CDS encoding M20 aminoacylase family protein encodes MPHKDSDPFELDAMIALRHDLHAHPELGFEEVRTSDIVARLLADAGIAVDRGLGKTGIVGTISVGHGGRAIALRADMDALAMPELGEPKYKSTVANTMHACGHDGHTVMLLAAARHLARTRQFSGTVHFIFQPAEEGRGGARAMLADGFLDRFPIDAVYGLHNMPGLATDEMAVVAGPQLASSDSWEVAFHGIGTHGAKPHLGRDGMTAAAHFLTALHTIVARRVDPLQPAVVSACAISGGDFRALNVIPDDVRIGGTARAYSAEVREQLELEIGQLAAGIATSFGITASYSFKRRIAPVINDLKATETALAAARQVTGKPVVTDFPPSTAGDDFAEFGNLVPGCYVWLGNGPAVDGALHHNSRYDFNDAAILTGARYWTALVEAELR; translated from the coding sequence ATGCCCCACAAGGACAGTGATCCATTCGAACTCGATGCGATGATCGCGTTACGTCATGATCTGCACGCCCATCCCGAGCTTGGGTTCGAGGAAGTCCGGACCAGTGATATCGTCGCGCGCCTGTTGGCTGACGCGGGGATTGCGGTGGACCGGGGGCTGGGCAAGACCGGCATTGTCGGCACGATCAGCGTCGGCCATGGTGGCCGCGCCATCGCGTTGCGCGCCGATATGGATGCCCTGGCCATGCCCGAATTGGGCGAGCCCAAGTACAAATCCACCGTGGCCAACACCATGCATGCCTGTGGCCATGACGGGCACACTGTGATGCTGCTTGCCGCCGCCCGTCATCTGGCGCGAACCAGACAGTTTTCGGGAACAGTGCACTTCATTTTCCAGCCTGCCGAAGAGGGTCGGGGAGGGGCCCGGGCAATGCTGGCTGATGGTTTCCTTGATCGTTTCCCGATTGATGCCGTCTATGGCCTGCATAATATGCCCGGACTGGCAACCGACGAGATGGCGGTGGTCGCGGGACCTCAACTGGCGTCCTCCGACAGCTGGGAGGTAGCGTTCCACGGGATTGGAACCCATGGCGCCAAACCCCATCTCGGTCGTGATGGCATGACGGCTGCGGCCCACTTCCTGACAGCGCTGCATACCATCGTGGCCCGCCGCGTCGACCCGCTGCAACCTGCCGTGGTCAGCGCCTGTGCCATCAGCGGCGGAGATTTCCGGGCGCTCAATGTCATTCCCGATGACGTGCGTATCGGGGGGACGGCCCGTGCCTATTCTGCCGAGGTCCGTGAGCAACTTGAGCTTGAGATCGGCCAATTGGCCGCGGGCATTGCTACCAGTTTCGGCATCACGGCGAGTTACAGTTTCAAGCGCCGAATAGCGCCTGTCATCAACGACCTCAAAGCGACCGAGACGGCCCTGGCAGCGGCCCGACAGGTGACCGGCAAGCCGGTGGTTACCGATTTTCCGCCCTCCACGGCAGGCGACGATTTTGCCGAGTTCGGCAATCTGGTGCCCGGTTGCTATGTCTGGCTTGGCAACGGGCCGGCAGTTGATGGCGCGCTGCACCACAATTCTCGCTATGATTTCAACGATGCGGCTATCCTGACCGGGGCCCGTTACTGGACTGCGCTGGTCGAAGCCGAATTGCGCTAG
- the guaD gene encoding guanine deaminase, producing the protein MPEELDRNRCRGIYGTFFHAPTAGELAVLENRLILVDEAGVISAVLAEDDPAQATAIAALGEALVWLPEGQFGLPGFVDLHIHAPQYSQLGQALDAPLEIWLQKYTFPLEASYADLGFARPRYEALVADLLAIGTTTALYFATQDRAATELLAEICMAKGQRALVGKVVMDDPAGCPDYYRDESAETAIAETRAVIEHIRTHPANADGRVLPVITPRFIPSCTDAALDGLGKLAVECGCHIQSHCSESDWAHGHVLERFGHTDAEALDRFGLLTRKTVLAHSNFLTDADMDRLAARGTAVAHCALSNVYFANAVFPLRRALEKHLHVGLGTDISGGPSASMFEACRTTVQSSRLLEDGVDPTLSAAERGTAGSRIDLVTAFHLATAGGGIALDLPIGILAPGYRLDLIAVDTMAEEGTIRLFGETHPQAVFEKILYCASRANIAAVWVDGQQVC; encoded by the coding sequence GTGCCTGAAGAACTGGATCGCAATCGGTGCCGGGGCATTTACGGCACCTTCTTTCATGCGCCCACGGCCGGCGAACTGGCAGTGCTGGAAAACAGACTGATCCTGGTCGATGAGGCCGGTGTGATCAGCGCTGTCCTTGCCGAGGATGATCCGGCGCAGGCCACGGCGATAGCTGCGCTTGGCGAGGCGCTTGTGTGGCTGCCCGAAGGGCAGTTTGGCCTGCCGGGCTTTGTCGATCTGCACATCCACGCGCCGCAATATTCCCAGCTTGGGCAGGCGCTGGACGCGCCGCTGGAAATCTGGCTGCAAAAATACACCTTTCCACTCGAGGCCAGTTACGCGGACCTGGGGTTCGCCCGCCCGCGCTATGAAGCGCTGGTAGCAGACTTGCTGGCAATCGGGACCACTACGGCGCTGTATTTTGCGACGCAAGACCGCGCCGCAACTGAACTCCTCGCCGAGATCTGCATGGCCAAGGGTCAGCGCGCTCTGGTGGGCAAGGTCGTGATGGATGATCCGGCCGGATGTCCGGACTATTATCGCGACGAGTCAGCTGAAACCGCCATCGCCGAGACGCGCGCAGTGATCGAGCATATCCGCACGCATCCCGCAAATGCCGACGGACGTGTCCTGCCGGTCATCACGCCACGTTTTATTCCGTCCTGCACCGATGCAGCCCTGGACGGGCTGGGAAAACTGGCAGTCGAATGCGGCTGCCATATCCAGTCGCATTGCAGCGAAAGTGACTGGGCTCATGGCCATGTCCTTGAACGCTTCGGCCATACCGATGCCGAAGCCCTCGACCGCTTTGGTCTGCTGACGCGCAAGACGGTTCTGGCTCATTCGAATTTTCTAACCGATGCTGACATGGATCGCCTTGCCGCGCGCGGCACGGCTGTTGCTCATTGTGCGCTGTCCAATGTCTACTTTGCGAACGCTGTATTCCCCTTGCGGCGGGCGCTCGAAAAGCATTTGCATGTTGGTCTGGGCACCGACATTTCAGGTGGTCCGAGCGCCTCTATGTTCGAGGCCTGTCGCACCACAGTGCAATCCTCGCGCTTGCTCGAAGATGGCGTGGACCCCACGCTATCGGCCGCAGAGCGGGGAACGGCGGGGTCGCGGATTGATCTGGTAACCGCCTTTCACCTGGCGACGGCGGGCGGTGGAATTGCGCTGGACCTGCCGATCGGCATCCTTGCGCCGGGCTATCGTCTCGATCTGATTGCTGTCGACACCATGGCAGAGGAGGGTACTATCCGCCTGTTTGGCGAGACGCACCCTCAGGCCGTCTTCGAGAAAATTCTCTACTGTGCCAGCCGCGCCAATATTGCCGCTGTCTGGGTCGACGGCCAGCAGGTTTGCTGA
- a CDS encoding ABC transporter ATP-binding protein, whose translation MTQALSLQSISAHYGTTQVLENLSLDVAEGELVSLLGASGCGKTTTLRLIAGFLQPTSGNITLGGRDLTRLPSHQRDIGLVFQNYALFPHLSVADNVGFGLKQRGISGTERTRRVDAMLDRVGLDHLAARLPGALSGGQKQRVALARALVIEPPLLMFDEPLSNLDAKLRVDMRVEIRKLQRANGTTSVYVTHDQEEAFSISDRVAIMHQGRIMQLDTPEQLYQKPANAFVARFVGFENLIPMRVLSRDGAKITAETDGGVALSLSPEQFGVIPDSFVLACRADGLLVSDDPAIAGIPTTLGLRTYLGRAYQYQCDTPAGALLANGPLTRPLEPGAAAKLVPVPEQCTILAPE comes from the coding sequence ATGACCCAGGCACTCTCACTGCAGTCCATCTCCGCTCACTACGGCACCACCCAGGTGCTGGAGAACCTGTCGCTCGACGTTGCGGAAGGCGAACTGGTGTCACTGCTCGGCGCCAGCGGCTGCGGCAAGACCACCACGCTACGGCTCATCGCCGGCTTCTTGCAGCCCACATCGGGCAACATCACGCTGGGTGGCCGGGATCTGACCCGGCTGCCCTCGCATCAGCGCGATATTGGCCTGGTGTTCCAGAACTATGCGCTGTTCCCGCATCTGTCGGTTGCTGACAATGTCGGGTTCGGCCTGAAACAGCGCGGCATCTCGGGGACAGAAAGGACCCGGCGTGTCGACGCCATGCTGGATCGGGTCGGATTGGATCATCTGGCCGCGCGGCTGCCCGGAGCGCTTTCGGGCGGTCAAAAGCAGCGGGTTGCCCTGGCGCGCGCTCTCGTCATCGAGCCGCCCCTGCTGATGTTTGATGAGCCCCTGTCCAATCTCGATGCCAAATTGCGCGTTGATATGCGGGTGGAAATCCGCAAGCTACAGCGCGCCAATGGCACCACCTCGGTCTATGTCACGCATGATCAGGAGGAGGCATTCTCGATTTCCGATCGCGTGGCCATCATGCATCAGGGCCGGATTATGCAGCTCGATACGCCTGAGCAGCTCTACCAGAAACCAGCCAATGCCTTCGTCGCCCGTTTTGTGGGCTTCGAAAACCTCATCCCCATGCGCGTGCTGTCGCGCGACGGGGCCAAGATCACCGCTGAAACGGACGGCGGCGTGGCGCTCTCGCTGTCGCCTGAGCAGTTCGGTGTGATTCCTGACAGCTTCGTTCTGGCCTGCCGTGCCGATGGGCTGCTGGTGTCAGATGACCCGGCCATAGCAGGTATTCCCACGACACTGGGGCTGCGCACCTATCTGGGTCGAGCCTATCAATACCAGTGTGACACGCCGGCAGGCGCGCTGCTTGCCAATGGACCACTCACCCGGCCGCTGGAACCGGGCGCCGCGGCAAAGCTGGTGCCAGTACCCGAGCAATGCACCATTCTCGCGCCGGAATGA
- a CDS encoding M20/M25/M40 family metallo-hydrolase encodes MSQLDAILSHVDASLDASLDRLFELIAIPSISTEAAFAPDCRRAADWLAAELSALGMDASVRDTTGHPMVVGHGPGIPGPHVLFYGHYDVQPVDPLELWTNPPFEPKLVPQPDGETHILGRGASDDKGQLLTFIEACRAWKNVTGSLPIRISMLFEGEEEAGSPSLAPFLDAYGDELRADIMLVCDTDMWDHDTPAITTMWRGFVSEEFEIVCGDRDLHSGMFGSAARNAAQVMGTIIGKLRLDDGSVGIPGFYDDVTELPEVMREQWASLPFDAEKFLADVGLTTPAGEAGRSVLEQVWARPTCEINGVWSGYTGDGFKTVIPARASAKLSFRLVDGQDPDRIRGLFRAFVESLLPPDCSVTFKAYAAAAAQAMPLDGALLNKARDALSIEWEREAALAGTGGSIPILGEFKRRLGMDSLLVGFARFDNRIHSPNEKYDLSSFHKGIRSWVRILSAFSETPA; translated from the coding sequence GTGAGCCAGCTGGACGCCATTCTGAGCCATGTCGATGCGAGTCTGGACGCCAGTCTGGATCGCTTGTTTGAGCTGATTGCCATCCCCTCGATTTCAACCGAAGCGGCCTTTGCACCCGACTGCCGGCGCGCTGCCGACTGGTTGGCCGCCGAATTGAGCGCGCTGGGCATGGATGCCTCGGTGCGCGATACGACGGGGCACCCCATGGTGGTGGGTCATGGCCCCGGCATACCTGGGCCCCATGTGCTGTTTTATGGGCACTACGATGTGCAGCCGGTCGACCCGCTCGAGTTGTGGACCAACCCGCCCTTCGAACCCAAGCTGGTGCCTCAGCCGGATGGGGAAACCCACATTCTGGGTCGCGGCGCCTCGGACGACAAAGGCCAGTTACTGACCTTCATCGAAGCCTGTCGCGCTTGGAAAAACGTAACCGGCAGTTTGCCGATCCGGATATCGATGCTGTTCGAGGGCGAGGAGGAAGCCGGCAGTCCAAGCCTTGCGCCCTTCCTTGATGCGTATGGCGACGAATTGCGGGCCGACATCATGTTGGTGTGCGACACCGATATGTGGGACCACGATACCCCCGCCATCACCACCATGTGGCGCGGCTTTGTCAGTGAGGAGTTCGAGATCGTCTGCGGCGATCGCGATTTACACTCTGGCATGTTCGGCAGTGCCGCGCGCAATGCGGCACAGGTGATGGGCACAATCATCGGCAAGCTGCGTCTCGATGATGGCAGCGTTGGTATTCCCGGTTTTTATGACGACGTCACCGAATTGCCGGAGGTGATGCGCGAGCAATGGGCCTCGCTGCCCTTCGACGCCGAGAAATTTCTTGCCGATGTCGGCCTGACCACACCTGCCGGTGAGGCGGGCCGATCCGTGTTGGAGCAGGTGTGGGCGCGACCGACCTGCGAGATCAATGGGGTCTGGAGCGGCTATACCGGCGACGGGTTCAAGACGGTGATCCCCGCCCGGGCGAGCGCGAAGCTGAGCTTTCGGCTGGTTGACGGTCAGGACCCCGACCGCATCCGCGGCCTGTTCCGCGCCTTTGTTGAAAGCCTGTTGCCGCCAGATTGCAGCGTGACCTTCAAGGCCTATGCCGCGGCCGCAGCCCAGGCCATGCCGCTTGATGGCGCGCTGCTGAACAAGGCCAGGGACGCGCTCTCGATCGAATGGGAGCGGGAAGCCGCACTGGCCGGAACCGGCGGATCAATCCCCATTCTGGGCGAGTTCAAGCGGCGATTGGGCATGGATTCGCTGCTGGTCGGCTTTGCACGGTTCGACAACCGCATCCACAGCCCCAATGAAAAATACGACCTGTCGAGCTTTCACAAGGGCATCCGGTCCTGGGTCCGGATCCTGTCGGCTTTCTCGGAGACGCCAGCATGA
- a CDS encoding adenine deaminase produces the protein MTITRFSVAPLHESTIHLAAVASGRAPADLVITGARTLSTYSERIAPEREIWVANGRIAAVMPAGAHKSGPAPKRVYDAKGGTIAPGLVDPHIHVESSMVTACAYAEAALLNGTTTIFCDSHEIGNVMDVAGVEAMLEDARMAPLSIFLTVPSTVPATSPELETAGGDLTPAKIGALFDKWPEALALGEKMDFVPVTMGDPRSHAIIAEALKRNRPVSGHIYGRELVPAYAAAGVTDTHEAIDRAIADDLIDAGIWVFLRGGNPATPWNSIVEAIKPITELGASHKRFCLCTDDRDADDLLNFGLDWVVREAIRCGMKPEQAWAMGSLHGATRFGLGDEIGGLGGGRRADLVLLDDEMKPVSTWYGGELMVDDRKVAPVLEETLNQRYRYPETAYNTVHLPKTRKLVPDLPSGPVVANAIGIEMPGIVLPHRKVAIAPANDWASILERDNLSFVTVIERHGKSDGGMAHGLLHDFGIKDGAVGSSVGHDSHNIIVAGSNEADMALALDTIEAAKGGIVVVQQGKVIAFVGLPVAGLLSDKRVHEVAAENQALKTAWSAVGCTIPYMGFNLIPLSVIPEIRITDKGLVKVPEMVIAPLYD, from the coding sequence ATGACCATCACCCGTTTCTCTGTTGCCCCCTTGCATGAGAGCACGATCCACCTGGCCGCCGTTGCCAGTGGGCGCGCACCGGCTGATCTCGTGATCACGGGCGCAAGAACGCTTTCGACCTATTCGGAGCGAATCGCGCCTGAGCGGGAAATCTGGGTGGCCAATGGCCGCATCGCAGCGGTGATGCCAGCAGGCGCTCACAAAAGCGGCCCTGCCCCCAAGCGTGTTTATGACGCCAAGGGCGGCACTATCGCGCCGGGCCTGGTCGATCCACACATTCACGTCGAGAGTTCGATGGTAACGGCCTGCGCCTATGCGGAAGCGGCCCTGCTCAACGGCACGACGACGATTTTCTGTGACAGTCATGAAATCGGCAATGTGATGGACGTCGCCGGCGTCGAGGCCATGCTCGAGGACGCCCGCATGGCGCCATTGTCGATCTTCTTGACGGTGCCATCGACTGTACCGGCAACCTCGCCGGAGCTGGAAACCGCCGGCGGTGATCTGACGCCTGCCAAGATTGGCGCCCTGTTCGACAAATGGCCCGAAGCGCTTGCTCTGGGCGAAAAGATGGATTTTGTGCCCGTGACCATGGGCGATCCGCGCAGCCATGCCATCATCGCGGAAGCCCTCAAGCGCAATCGGCCCGTTTCGGGACACATCTATGGTCGCGAACTGGTGCCGGCCTATGCTGCTGCTGGTGTCACCGACACGCATGAGGCGATTGACCGAGCCATCGCTGACGACCTGATCGACGCCGGGATCTGGGTCTTCCTGCGCGGTGGCAACCCGGCGACGCCGTGGAATTCGATCGTGGAGGCCATCAAGCCGATTACCGAACTGGGCGCCAGTCACAAGCGGTTTTGCCTCTGCACCGATGATCGCGATGCCGATGATCTGCTGAATTTCGGGCTGGACTGGGTGGTGCGCGAAGCCATTCGCTGCGGCATGAAACCGGAACAGGCCTGGGCCATGGGCTCCCTGCATGGTGCGACGCGGTTTGGGCTTGGCGATGAAATTGGCGGGCTTGGTGGTGGTCGCCGCGCCGATCTGGTCTTGCTCGATGACGAGATGAAACCGGTCAGCACCTGGTATGGCGGCGAACTGATGGTCGATGACCGCAAGGTTGCACCGGTGCTCGAAGAGACATTGAACCAGCGTTATCGCTATCCAGAGACTGCCTACAACACCGTGCATCTGCCCAAGACACGCAAGCTGGTACCCGACCTGCCAAGCGGCCCGGTCGTGGCCAATGCCATTGGTATCGAAATGCCCGGTATCGTGTTGCCGCACCGCAAGGTGGCCATCGCCCCGGCCAATGACTGGGCCTCAATTCTCGAGCGCGACAACCTGAGTTTTGTCACTGTCATCGAGCGCCATGGCAAGTCCGATGGTGGCATGGCCCATGGTCTGCTGCACGACTTCGGGATCAAGGATGGCGCCGTCGGCTCCAGCGTCGGTCACGACAGCCACAACATTATTGTTGCGGGCAGCAATGAGGCCGACATGGCCCTCGCGCTTGATACCATTGAGGCCGCCAAGGGCGGCATCGTGGTCGTGCAGCAGGGCAAGGTCATTGCCTTTGTCGGCCTGCCGGTTGCCGGTCTGCTTTCGGACAAGCGGGTGCACGAAGTTGCTGCCGAAAATCAGGCGCTTAAGACAGCTTGGTCAGCGGTGGGATGCACTATTCCCTATATGGGGTTCAACCTGATCCCCCTGTCGGTCATCCCCGAAATCCGCATCACCGACAAGGGTTTGGTCAAGGTGCCTGAAATGGTGATTGCTCCCCTCTATGACTAG
- a CDS encoding amidohydrolase family protein: protein MHHSRAGMSTLFTNAWVLTMDPAMVEHANGWVHVEGDMIKALGSGAAPQIAGAELVDCGGDIVMPGMVNTHCHMGMSVFRGLAEDVDDRLYRYILPLERKFVTAEMVRVGSALSALEMIEAGVTSVADMYYFETEVGHIVAQSGLRAIVGQTLADFDAPDHKDFDRGFALTEELAETFADHPLVSASIAPHAPYSTGLDAMSRIAQWSAEHSTVPVQIHLAESQLEVDWAREKHGCSSVAVVHQAGLLKQGLIAAHCLHLSDEDIAMMVQAGVGAATNPRSNGKAGRGIAPVEAMRRAGIPVGIGTDGPMSGNTLDLFAQFAPVSMFAKLLAGSRKPLPAGDVIRMATIEGARVLGLDRQTGSVEPGKQADLIRISLASPRLQPIYDPYAVLVFAAGPSDVRDVMVAGRWLKRDGAVQTLEPKKILRDAMQIAQAFKAEMTRIDGEPM from the coding sequence ATGCACCATTCTCGCGCCGGAATGAGCACGCTGTTCACCAATGCATGGGTGCTGACCATGGACCCGGCCATGGTCGAGCATGCCAATGGCTGGGTGCATGTTGAGGGCGACATGATCAAGGCCCTCGGCTCCGGCGCGGCACCCCAAATCGCAGGCGCAGAACTCGTCGATTGTGGCGGAGACATTGTCATGCCCGGCATGGTCAATACCCACTGCCACATGGGCATGTCGGTATTCCGCGGTCTGGCCGAAGATGTCGATGACCGGCTCTATCGCTATATCCTGCCGCTGGAGCGCAAGTTCGTTACCGCGGAAATGGTTCGGGTGGGCTCGGCGCTGTCTGCTCTGGAGATGATCGAGGCCGGCGTGACCAGCGTCGCTGACATGTATTATTTCGAAACCGAAGTGGGGCACATCGTCGCGCAATCGGGTTTGCGCGCCATTGTTGGTCAAACGCTCGCCGATTTTGACGCGCCCGATCACAAGGACTTTGACCGCGGCTTTGCGCTGACCGAGGAACTGGCCGAGACCTTCGCCGACCATCCGCTGGTGAGCGCGTCGATCGCGCCTCACGCTCCCTATTCCACCGGCCTGGACGCAATGTCCCGCATCGCGCAATGGTCCGCTGAGCATTCCACGGTGCCAGTGCAGATCCATCTGGCCGAAAGCCAGCTTGAAGTGGACTGGGCGCGGGAAAAGCACGGCTGCTCCTCCGTCGCGGTGGTGCATCAGGCCGGACTGCTCAAGCAGGGTCTGATTGCCGCCCACTGCCTGCATCTGAGCGATGAAGACATCGCGATGATGGTGCAGGCCGGGGTCGGCGCAGCCACCAACCCACGGTCCAATGGCAAGGCGGGCCGTGGTATCGCCCCGGTAGAAGCCATGCGCCGGGCCGGCATACCGGTTGGCATTGGCACCGATGGGCCGATGAGCGGCAATACGCTGGACCTGTTTGCCCAGTTCGCGCCGGTTTCCATGTTCGCCAAACTGCTGGCCGGCTCGCGCAAACCGCTTCCCGCCGGCGATGTCATTCGCATGGCGACAATTGAGGGAGCGCGCGTGCTGGGTCTGGATCGGCAGACCGGCTCTGTTGAGCCAGGCAAACAGGCAGATCTGATCCGCATCAGTCTGGCTTCCCCCCGCCTGCAGCCCATCTACGATCCATACGCCGTGCTGGTATTTGCCGCCGGCCCCAGCGATGTCCGCGACGTGATGGTCGCAGGTCGCTGGCTCAAGCGTGACGGCGCCGTGCAAACGCTCGAGCCCAAGAAGATCCTGCGTGATGCCATGCAGATTGCCCAAGCCTTCAAGGCCGAAATGACGCGCATAGATGGAGAACCGATGTGA
- a CDS encoding nucleoside hydrolase produces the protein MTRRVIIDTDPGLDDAVAILFALASGLFDVIGVTTLAGNIGLERTTANAGALLTAMGRSDIPVISGAATAMLRDNIDASVIHGDDGLRGVTLPEALMSPQSGAVDWLARTLTDAPSGSIDILALGPLTNMAQLVTHHPAAAERIGHLIVMGGTIHEPGNAGPMAEFNFAFDPEAVSTVLRSGIKTTIVPLDVTRRVRADRPYVKALRQTPAGDIAANLITAYLQDDRQSRPLHDPCVMLLAVAPGLFEVERFCLGVDLALDADAGRLRLSETGSPVNVAMRVDVEGALALLASAFD, from the coding sequence ATGACTAGACGCGTCATCATCGATACCGATCCAGGCCTGGACGATGCCGTGGCGATCCTGTTTGCACTGGCCAGCGGTCTGTTCGACGTCATCGGGGTCACCACCCTTGCCGGCAACATCGGTCTGGAACGGACAACGGCCAATGCCGGCGCGCTGCTGACGGCAATGGGGCGTAGCGACATCCCGGTCATCTCGGGTGCGGCCACTGCCATGCTGCGTGACAATATCGATGCCAGTGTCATTCACGGCGATGATGGACTACGCGGCGTCACGCTGCCCGAAGCCCTGATGAGCCCACAAAGCGGCGCAGTGGACTGGCTTGCCAGGACGCTGACGGACGCGCCGTCCGGGTCGATCGACATTCTGGCGCTCGGCCCGCTGACCAATATGGCGCAGTTGGTCACACATCATCCTGCAGCCGCCGAACGCATTGGCCATCTCATCGTCATGGGTGGCACGATCCATGAACCTGGCAATGCAGGTCCTATGGCGGAATTCAACTTTGCCTTCGACCCCGAAGCCGTTTCGACCGTATTGCGCTCGGGCATCAAGACAACCATCGTGCCACTTGATGTGACACGGCGTGTTCGGGCCGACCGCCCCTATGTCAAAGCGCTGCGCCAGACCCCGGCCGGCGATATTGCGGCCAATCTCATCACGGCCTACCTGCAGGACGACAGACAAAGCCGACCGCTGCATGATCCCTGCGTGATGCTGCTGGCAGTGGCACCGGGACTGTTCGAGGTCGAACGGTTCTGTCTGGGCGTTGATCTGGCCCTTGATGCCGATGCTGGCAGACTGCGCCTGAGCGAGACGGGCTCGCCCGTCAATGTCGCCATGCGGGTGGATGTCGAGGGCGCCCTGGCCCTACTCGCAAGCGCCTTCGACTAG